One Fibrobacter sp. UWEL DNA segment encodes these proteins:
- a CDS encoding long-chain fatty acid--CoA ligase, translating into MEPLQYFSLAQMFFANCEREDFGGWYHRKGEKWVHFTRQDLRLKTLQLALAFRDIGIRPKQSVGIVANSSPEWMMVDVAAQLNHAITVPLFPNISTENFNFQCDDSDIQILVVNDLEELDPGIQECLGRFKAVISIDPKSKLAPNGIYLDKLLKDGIEQAKLPESSKWLEDQLLNIRPDDIFSIIYTSGSTGRPKGAELTHRNVLCQVRILRKDYIRLYKKTDICLVVLPVAHVFERMAVYFYIVSGTTVYFADNPKNAAALIKEVRPTFMTVVPRILERVYESMTAAGASYSGFKRFIVNQAIRLAKNADPDKKPGLKKKLFDKLVYSKMRDAIGGRLRIIVSGGGALNKSICKFLLNVGITICEGYGLTECAPVVSANKSNWVKPGSVGIPLPFLDVKIGENSEVLVKGDSVFSGYHNRPDLNKEIFTEDGFFHTGDQGSIDSNGFLYLTGRIKELLKTSTGKYVSPAPIELELSRHPVIEQALVIANDRKFASALIFLNPVNCKRLLNEHSADFDMEKATESVRLQTAISRQINRINKKLNHWEQIRKWTLLTDELTVESGLLTPTLKIRRKATEEKYALQIEDMYK; encoded by the coding sequence ATGGAACCGCTACAGTATTTCTCCCTCGCCCAGATGTTTTTCGCAAACTGCGAAAGAGAGGATTTCGGCGGTTGGTACCACCGAAAAGGGGAAAAATGGGTTCACTTTACCAGACAAGACCTAAGATTAAAGACTTTGCAGCTGGCTCTTGCGTTCCGTGATATCGGAATTCGTCCAAAACAGAGCGTCGGCATCGTCGCCAATAGCAGTCCCGAATGGATGATGGTAGACGTAGCCGCCCAGCTGAACCACGCCATCACAGTTCCTCTTTTCCCTAACATTTCCACGGAAAATTTCAACTTCCAGTGTGACGATTCAGACATCCAGATTCTGGTGGTTAACGACCTGGAAGAGTTGGACCCAGGCATCCAGGAATGTCTCGGCAGATTTAAGGCGGTCATCAGTATCGATCCCAAATCCAAGCTTGCTCCTAACGGCATCTATCTGGACAAACTGCTGAAGGACGGCATCGAGCAGGCCAAGCTTCCGGAATCTTCTAAATGGCTGGAAGACCAGCTTCTGAACATCCGTCCCGACGACATCTTTTCCATCATTTACACCAGCGGTTCCACGGGACGTCCCAAGGGCGCTGAACTGACCCACAGAAACGTTCTGTGCCAAGTCCGCATTTTACGAAAGGACTACATCCGACTTTACAAGAAGACGGATATTTGCCTCGTGGTCCTTCCTGTAGCACACGTTTTCGAGAGAATGGCGGTCTACTTCTATATTGTCAGCGGAACCACCGTGTATTTTGCAGACAACCCCAAAAACGCGGCCGCTCTAATCAAAGAAGTACGTCCCACATTCATGACAGTGGTACCCCGCATTCTGGAACGCGTGTACGAAAGTATGACCGCCGCAGGAGCAAGCTACAGCGGGTTCAAGCGGTTCATCGTCAATCAAGCCATCCGTCTAGCAAAAAACGCCGACCCCGATAAAAAGCCCGGCTTAAAGAAGAAACTTTTCGACAAGCTTGTATACAGCAAGATGAGAGACGCCATCGGCGGAAGACTTCGCATTATCGTTTCCGGCGGCGGCGCCCTGAACAAGTCTATCTGCAAGTTCCTGTTAAACGTGGGAATCACCATCTGCGAAGGATACGGCCTTACAGAATGCGCCCCCGTAGTCAGCGCCAACAAGTCCAATTGGGTAAAACCCGGCAGCGTGGGCATTCCCCTACCCTTCCTGGATGTTAAAATCGGAGAGAACAGCGAAGTTCTGGTCAAAGGCGACAGCGTCTTCAGCGGATACCACAACAGGCCCGACCTCAACAAGGAAATATTCACCGAGGACGGTTTCTTCCACACAGGAGACCAGGGTTCCATCGACTCCAACGGATTCCTCTACCTGACGGGGCGAATCAAGGAACTTCTGAAGACCAGCACCGGCAAGTACGTCAGCCCCGCCCCCATCGAATTGGAACTGAGCAGGCATCCCGTGATCGAACAGGCCCTAGTCATCGCCAACGACCGCAAGTTCGCCTCCGCCCTCATTTTCCTCAATCCCGTCAACTGCAAGCGACTGCTGAACGAACATTCCGCCGACTTCGACATGGAGAAAGCAACCGAATCCGTCCGACTCCAGACCGCCATATCGCGCCAGATCAACCGCATCAACAAGAAGCTGAACCACTGGGAACAGATCCGCAAGTGGACCCTCCTCACGGACGAACTGACCGTAGAATCCGGTTTGCTCACCCCAACCCTGAAAATCCGTCGAAAGGCAACGGAAGAGAAGTACGCCCTCCAGATTGAGGACATGTACAAGTAG